Proteins encoded together in one Quercus lobata isolate SW786 chromosome 3, ValleyOak3.0 Primary Assembly, whole genome shotgun sequence window:
- the LOC115981003 gene encoding uncharacterized protein LOC115981003: MELFLVQAWIIWNQRNKLLHGGKFQDPNMLCRRAVEYLEEFRNSQGNLRVDGVVHSVGDVWKPPPTLVFKLNFDVAVFLEAKRTGFGAIIRNDKGEVMVAMLVGGPPVSSSEEAELLTCRKAVEFATDASFTELVIEGDNSNVMKALSSSLVDWLLLGNVVDDVRHLVCGMQWVSFSCIRRGGNRVAHALAQHARNISEDVFWMEDSPPPAFNALYHDSLCYK, translated from the coding sequence ATGGAGTTGTTCTTAGTTCAGGCGTGGATAATTTGGAATCAACGAAACAAGTTGCTGCATGGGGGAAAGTTTCAAGATCCAAACATGTTATGCAGGAGAGCTGTGGAGTACCTGGAGGAATTTCGGAATTCTCAAGGAAATTTGCGTGTTGATGGTGTGGTGCATTCAGTTGGTGACGTGTGGAAACCACCTCCAACTTTggttttcaaattaaattttgatgtaGCAGTGTTTTTGGAAGCTAAACGGACTGGATTTGGTGCCATTATACGAAATGATAAGGGTGAGGTTATGGTAGCGATGTTAGTAGGAGGACCACCAGTGAGTAGCAGCGAAGAAGCGGAGCTGTTAACGTGTAGGAAGGCAGTAGAGTTTGCCACTGATGCTAGCTTTACTGAGCTTGTGATCGAAGGAGATAATAGTAATGTAATGAAagctttatcttcttctttggtTGATTGGTTGCTCTTAGGCAATGTGGTGGATGATGTGCGCCACTTAGTTTGTGGGATGCAGTGGGTAAGTTTCAGTTGTATTAGGAGAGGGGGTAACCGGGTAGCTCATGCTCTTGCACAGCATGCTAGGAATATTTCTGAAGATGTGTTTTGGATGGAGGATTCACCCCCACCAGCTTTCAATGCCTTGTACCATGATTCTCTTTGTTATAAATAG